The genomic DNA TGAAATACGCACACGCGCCGAATAATGTAGCCGCAGATATTATTAAGAAGCAATAACTGAAAGAGGGTAATATTATGTCTAAAGAAAAATTTGAAAGAACGAAGCCGCATGTAAATGTGGGGACTATAGGTCATGTAGATCACGGCAAGACGACCTTGACGGCGGCG from Chromatiales bacterium includes the following:
- a CDS encoding elongation factor Tu; this encodes MSKEKFERTKPHVNVGTIGHVDHGKTTLTAA